A portion of the Echeneis naucrates chromosome 5, fEcheNa1.1, whole genome shotgun sequence genome contains these proteins:
- the LOC115044307 gene encoding elastase-1-like has protein sequence MLRFLVLTSLAALVLAELEPQPRYLEDDSIEEKVVGGEVAQPNSWPWQISLQYKSGSSFYHTCGGTLIRRGWVLTAAHCVDRSRTWRVVLGDHNINVHEGKEQYMSVSRVYIHPNWNSNNVAGGWDIALLRLSSDASLNNYVQLGALPPSGQVLPHNNNCYITGWGRTKTGGQLSAQLKQAYLPVVDYRTCSSYGWWGSTVKDSMVCAGGGSESGCQGDSGGPLNCNVSGRWVVHGVTSFVSSSGCNTYKKPTVFTRVSAYISWMNSVSI, from the exons ATGCTCAGGTTTCTTGTGTTGACCTCTCTCGCAGCCCTCG tgcTGGCTGAGCTGGAGCCCCAGCCCAGGTACCTGGAGGATGACAGTATTGAGGAGAAAGTCGTGGGAGGAGAGGTGGCTCAACCTAACTCCTGGCCCTGGCAG ATCTCCCTGCAGTATAAATCTGGTTCCAGCTTCTACCACACCTGTGGAGGAACCCTGATCAGGAGAGGATGGGTCCTGACTGCTGCTCACTGTGTGGACAG GTCCAGGACTTGGCGTGTCGTTCTTGGAGATCACAACATCAATGTGCATGAGGGCAAGGAGCAGTATATGAGCGTGAGCCGTGTCTACATCCACCCCAATTGGAACTCCAACAACGTTGCTGGAGG GTGGGACATTGCTCTCCTGCGTCTGTCCTCTGATGCTTCCCTGAACAATTACGTCCAGCTCGGCGCCCTGCCTCCTTCTGGTCAGGTCctgccccacaacaacaactgctACATCACCGGATGGGGACGCACCAAGA CTGGCGGTCAGCTGTCTGCCCAGCTGAAGCAGGCCTACCTGCCCGTTGTCGACTACAGGACCTGCTCCAGCTATGGATGGTGGGGCAGCACTGTGAAGGACTCCATGGTCTGCGCTGGTGGTGGCAGTGAGTCTGGTTGCCAG GGTGACTCCGGCGGCCCCCTGAACTGCAATGTCAGCGGCCGTTGGGTTGTCCACGGAGTGACCAGCTTCGTGTCCTCCTCTGGCTGCAACACCTACAAGAAGCCCACCGTCTTCACCCGTGTCTCTGCCTACATCAGCTGGATGAACAGCGTGAGTATTTAA
- the gls2b gene encoding glutaminase 2b isoform X1, with the protein MHRLRALRLPGSGRPGSGQPSSGQPGFGHTEAVRRVFILRPACRFTSKITNPILRRPPSHSDHSHLKVFLFTRNFHSKPASSGVEGMLFYTITDGKDQVPISYFISALRKTGLHPSDPRLKECMENLQQAVNDSAGEVMMDRELFHRCVGGNIVLLIQAFRKKFIIPEFDVFAQKINEIYDRVQKQDDGTVADYIPQLAKFSPELWGMSLCTVDGQRHSVGDTKQPFCLQSCVKPLQYAIAVHEAGTEHIHRYVGMEPSGLKFNMLSLDDEDKPHNPMVNAGAIVISSLIKPCSNKAEKFDYVMEFVKKMAGQEYIGFSNTTFQSEKETGDRNFAIGYYMKEKKCFPPRADMIDALDFYFQLCSIEVTCESGSIIAATLANGGICPITGEHVLSAEAVRNTLSLMHSCGMYDFSGQMAFHVGLPAKSGVSGAVLLVIPNVMGVMCWSPPLDRVGNSVRGIHFCQELVSLFNFHNYDNLRHFVKKQDPRRQDGDDRNKSVFNLMFAAYSGDVSALRRFALSSMDMDLQDYDSRTALHIAAAEGHIDVVKFLTETCKVDPFVVDRWGNLPVDDALQFGHDEVVKVLKDYQQVYRQQEVQQHTEGGHLPKLDNIEGMV; encoded by the exons ATGCACCGTCTGAGAGCGCTGCGTCTGCCCGGCTCCGGACGGCCGGGCTCCGGCCAGCCGAGCTCCGGACAGCCGGGCTTCGGACACACTGAGGCGGTGAGGAGAGTCTTCATCCTCCGACCTGCCTGTCGTTTCACCTCCAAGATAACAAACCCGATCCTGCGACGGCCACCTTCACACTCTGATCATTCCCATCTCAAAGT TTTCCTCTTCACCAGGAATTTTCATTCAAAGCCTGCCAGCTCTGGAGTGGAAGGCATGCTTTTCTACACCATCACAGACGGAAAGGACCAAGTCCCCATCTCATACTTTATCTCA GCTCTGAGGAAAACTGGCCTTCATCCATCTGACCCTCGTCTAAAGGAGTGCATGGAAAATCTTCAACAGGCCGTGAATGACTCTGCTGGTGAGGTGATGATGGACAGGGAGCTTTTCCACAG ATGTGTTGGTGGAAACATTGTCCTGCTGATCCAAGCCTTCAGAAAGAAATTTATTATCCCTGAATTTGATGTGTTTgcccaaaaaataaatgaaatatacgACCGAGTGCAAAAACAAGATGATGGGACG GTTGCCGACTACATCCCCCAGTTGGCCAAGTTTAGCCCAGAGCTGTGGGGCATGTCTCTGTGTACTGTGGATGGCCAGAG aCACTCAGTAGGCGACACCAAGCAGCCGTTCTGCCTGCAGTCCTGCGTGAAGCCCCTGCAGTACGCCATCGCCGTCCACGAGGCGGGAACGGAGCACATTCACCGTTACGTGGGCATGGAGCCCAGCGGACTCAAGTTCAACATGCTCTCACTGGATGATGAAG ATAAGCCCCACAACCCAATGGTCAACGCTGGAGCCATAGTGATCAGCTCTCTTATCAAG CCGTGCTCCAATAAGGCTGAGAAGTTTGACTAT GTTATGGAGTTTGTGAAAAAGATGGCTGGCCAAGAATACATTGGATTCAGCAATACCAC GTTCcagtcagaaaaagaaacaggcgACAGAAATTTTGCCATTGGATACTacatgaaagagaagaag TGCTTTCCACCAAGAGCGGATATGATCGATGCCTTAGATTTCTACTTCCAG ctTTGCTCCATTGAGGTGACCTGTGAATCGGGAAGTATCATAGCAGCCACTCTTGCCAACGGGGGAATATGTCCTATAACAGGCGAGCATGTCCTGAGTGCTGAGGCAGTGCGAAACACACTGAGTCTCATGCACTCATGCGGCATGTATGACTTTTCTGGCCAGATGGCGTTTCAT GTGGGCTTGCCAGCAAAATCTGGCGTGTCTGGTGCAGTGCTGCTGGTGATCCCCAACGTCATGGGAGTCATGTGTTGGTCTCCTCCACTGGACAGGGTTGGAAACAGCGTTCGGGGAATACACTTCTGTCAG GAGCTTGTGTCACTCTTCAATTTCCACAATTATGACAACTTGAGGCACTTTGTGAAGAAGCAAGACCCTCGCAGGCAGGATGGGGATGATCGG AACAAATCTGTTTTCAACCTGATGTTCGCCGCCTACAGTGGAGATGTGTCGGCCCTGAGAAG GTTTGCTCTCTCATCCATGGACATGGATCTTCAAGACTATGATTCCCGGACTGCACTGCATATCGCAGCAGCAGAGG GTCACATCGACGTTGTGAAATTTCTGACTGAGACGTGCAAAGTTGATCCATTTGTAGTAGACAG GTGGGGAAACCTACCAGTCGATGATGCTTTGCAGTTTGGGCATGATGAGGTGGTGAAGGTGCTGAAAGACTACCAGCAGGTCTACAGGCAGCAGGAGGTGCAGCAGCACACTGAGGGCGGGCATCTCCCAAAGCTGGACAACATCGAAGGCATGGTGTGA
- the gls2b gene encoding glutaminase 2b isoform X2, translating to MHRLRALRLPGSGRPGSGQPSSGQPGFGHTEAVRRVFILRPACRFTSKITNPILRRPPSHSDHSHLKVFLFTRNFHSKPASSGVEGMLFYTITDGKDQVPISYFISALRKTGLHPSDPRLKECMENLQQAVNDSAGEVMMDRELFHRCVGGNIVLLIQAFRKKFIIPEFDVFAQKINEIYDRVQKQDDGTVADYIPQLAKFSPELWGMSLCTVDGQRHSVGDTKQPFCLQSCVKPLQYAIAVHEAGTEHIHRYVGMEPSGLKFNMLSLDDEDKPHNPMVNAGAIVISSLIKPCSNKAEKFDYVMEFVKKMAGQEYIGFSNTTFQSEKETGDRNFAIGYYMKEKKCFPPRADMIDALDFYFQLCSIEVTCESGSIIAATLANGGICPITGEHVLSAEAVRNTLSLMHSCGMYDFSGQMAFHVGLPAKSGVSGAVLLVIPNVMGVMCWSPPLDRVGNSVRGIHFCQELVSLFNFHNYDNLRHFVKKQDPRRQDGDDRNKSVFNLMFAAYSGDVSALRRFALSSMDMDLQDYDSRTALHIAAAEGHIDVVKFLTETCKVDPFVVDSCS from the exons ATGCACCGTCTGAGAGCGCTGCGTCTGCCCGGCTCCGGACGGCCGGGCTCCGGCCAGCCGAGCTCCGGACAGCCGGGCTTCGGACACACTGAGGCGGTGAGGAGAGTCTTCATCCTCCGACCTGCCTGTCGTTTCACCTCCAAGATAACAAACCCGATCCTGCGACGGCCACCTTCACACTCTGATCATTCCCATCTCAAAGT TTTCCTCTTCACCAGGAATTTTCATTCAAAGCCTGCCAGCTCTGGAGTGGAAGGCATGCTTTTCTACACCATCACAGACGGAAAGGACCAAGTCCCCATCTCATACTTTATCTCA GCTCTGAGGAAAACTGGCCTTCATCCATCTGACCCTCGTCTAAAGGAGTGCATGGAAAATCTTCAACAGGCCGTGAATGACTCTGCTGGTGAGGTGATGATGGACAGGGAGCTTTTCCACAG ATGTGTTGGTGGAAACATTGTCCTGCTGATCCAAGCCTTCAGAAAGAAATTTATTATCCCTGAATTTGATGTGTTTgcccaaaaaataaatgaaatatacgACCGAGTGCAAAAACAAGATGATGGGACG GTTGCCGACTACATCCCCCAGTTGGCCAAGTTTAGCCCAGAGCTGTGGGGCATGTCTCTGTGTACTGTGGATGGCCAGAG aCACTCAGTAGGCGACACCAAGCAGCCGTTCTGCCTGCAGTCCTGCGTGAAGCCCCTGCAGTACGCCATCGCCGTCCACGAGGCGGGAACGGAGCACATTCACCGTTACGTGGGCATGGAGCCCAGCGGACTCAAGTTCAACATGCTCTCACTGGATGATGAAG ATAAGCCCCACAACCCAATGGTCAACGCTGGAGCCATAGTGATCAGCTCTCTTATCAAG CCGTGCTCCAATAAGGCTGAGAAGTTTGACTAT GTTATGGAGTTTGTGAAAAAGATGGCTGGCCAAGAATACATTGGATTCAGCAATACCAC GTTCcagtcagaaaaagaaacaggcgACAGAAATTTTGCCATTGGATACTacatgaaagagaagaag TGCTTTCCACCAAGAGCGGATATGATCGATGCCTTAGATTTCTACTTCCAG ctTTGCTCCATTGAGGTGACCTGTGAATCGGGAAGTATCATAGCAGCCACTCTTGCCAACGGGGGAATATGTCCTATAACAGGCGAGCATGTCCTGAGTGCTGAGGCAGTGCGAAACACACTGAGTCTCATGCACTCATGCGGCATGTATGACTTTTCTGGCCAGATGGCGTTTCAT GTGGGCTTGCCAGCAAAATCTGGCGTGTCTGGTGCAGTGCTGCTGGTGATCCCCAACGTCATGGGAGTCATGTGTTGGTCTCCTCCACTGGACAGGGTTGGAAACAGCGTTCGGGGAATACACTTCTGTCAG GAGCTTGTGTCACTCTTCAATTTCCACAATTATGACAACTTGAGGCACTTTGTGAAGAAGCAAGACCCTCGCAGGCAGGATGGGGATGATCGG AACAAATCTGTTTTCAACCTGATGTTCGCCGCCTACAGTGGAGATGTGTCGGCCCTGAGAAG GTTTGCTCTCTCATCCATGGACATGGATCTTCAAGACTATGATTCCCGGACTGCACTGCATATCGCAGCAGCAGAGG GTCACATCGACGTTGTGAAATTTCTGACTGAGACGTGCAAAGTTGATCCATTTGTAGTAGACAG ctgcagctga
- the rdh5 gene encoding retinol dehydrogenase 5 — protein MDTEFIYNLLGENAWLYISATFVVLWVIVWLYRDSLEIENITDKYVLVTGCDSGFGNLLCKKLDRKGFRVLAGCLTEKGADDLKRVAGPYLKTILLDVTNQDSIQKALEFTEKEVGEKGLWGIVNNAGRSLPMGPSEWMKVEDFHSTMKVNMNGVIAMTMTFLPLIKKARGRIVNVASVLGRVAANGGGYCISKFAVESFSDCLRRDINYFGINVCIIEPGFFKTAVTSLEPLERELDRLWNQLSPEVQASYGDKYLDKYIKIQRLIMNAICDTDLTKVTNCMEHALMAAYPRTRYSAGWDAKLIWIPLSYMPSCVVDIGLRLVLPRPSKSV, from the exons ATGGATACAGAGTTTATCTACAACCTTTTAGG gGAAAATGCTTGGCTGTACATCAGTGCCACCTTTGTGGTGTTGTGGGTTATTGTATGGCTGTACAGAGACAGCCTGGAGATTGAGAACATCACTGACAAGTATGTCTTGGTGACCGGCTGCGACTCTGGATTTGGAAACTTGCTGTGTAAGAAGCTTGATCGAAAAGGTTTCCGCGTGCTGGCCGGCTGTCTCACTGAGAAGGGAGCAGATGATCTGAAGCGGGTGGCAGGACCGTATCTGAAAACTATCCTGCTCGATGTGACTAATCAGGACAGCATTCAGAAAGCCTTGGAGTTTACCGAAAAGGAGGTTGGCGAGAAGG GGCTTTGGGGTATCGTGAACAATGCTGGTCGCTCATTACCCATGGGCCCTTCAGAGTGGATGAAAGTGGAAGACTTCCACAGTACAATGAAAGTCAACATGAATGGAGTAATTGCCATGACAATGACTTTCCTGCCCCTCATCAAAAAGGCTCGCGGCCGTATTGTAAATGTTGCATCAGTACTGGGTAGAGTGGCTGCTAATGGTGGTGGATACTGCATCTCCAAGTTTGCGGTGGAGTCTTTTTCTGACTGCCTCAG GAGGGATATAAACTACTTTGGCATCAATGTCTGTATCATTGAGCCTGGGTTTTTCAAGACCGCAGTGACGAGTCTTGAACCTCTTGAGAGAGAGTTGGATCGGTTGTGGAACCAGCTCAGCCCTGAAGTTCAAGCCAGTTATGGAGACAAGTACCTGGATAAGT ACATAAAGATCCAGCGGTTAATCATGAATGCTATCTGTGACACTGACCTCACCAAGGTGACCAACTGTATGGAGCACGCACTGATGGCTGCCTACCCACGCACCAGATACAGTGCCGGCTGGGATGCCAAGCTCATTTGGATCCCTCTCTCTTACATGCCTTCCTGTGTGGTTGATATTGGGCTGAGGCTGGTGCTGCCTCGTCCTTCAAAGAGTGTGTAA
- the bloc1s1 gene encoding biogenesis of lysosome-related organelles complex 1 subunit 1: MLSRLLKEHQAKQNERKELQERRRREAIAAATCLTEALVDHLNVGVAQAYVNQRKLDHEVKTLQVQASQFSKQTAQWITMVEGFNQALKEIGDVENWARSIEMDMRTIATALEYVHKGQLQSASS, from the exons ATGTTGTCTCGCCTGCTGAAGGAGCACCAAGCGAAGCAAAATGAGCGGAAGGAACTTCAGG AGCGTCGCAGGCGTGAGGCCATAGCTGCAGCCACATGTCTGACAGAAGCCCTGGTTGACCACCTCAACGTTGG TGTTGCCCAGGCATATGTGAACCAGCGTAAACTTGACCATGAGGTGAAGACTCTCCAGGTGCAAGCGAGCCAGTTCTCTAAACAAACTGCTCAATGGATCACAATGGTGGAAGGTTTCAATCAGGCCCTAAAG GAAATTGGTGATGTGGAAAACTGGGCCCGCAGTATTGAGATGGATATGAGGACCATCGCCACAGCTTTGGAGTATGTACACAAGGGTCAGCTTCAATCTGCCTCCTCATAA